Part of the Orcinus orca chromosome 5, mOrcOrc1.1, whole genome shotgun sequence genome, GAGCCTCCCTGCCAGGCCCCCCCCCCTCCCCGTCTCCTCCCAGGTGGCTCCAAGAAGTGCATCCAGGTTGGGGGGGAGTTTTACACTCCCAGCAAGTTTGAAGACCCCAGTGGGGCAAAGAACAAGACCCGAAGCGGCAGCAGCCTGAAGACGTTGGTCCGAGCCAAGGGGACCCAGGCTCCTGCCCCTGTGAGCGCTGCTGGGACCGCCCCTGGGGAGGCCTGgccctccgccccctcccccagcacccgGGGCAGCAGCGTCCTGTCACCTCTGGTGGGGAGCTCTGCTGGGGCTGGGGACTGCCCCTCCCGCCCGAATGCCTCCCCTGCTGGTgaccctctctcttctccctggcAGGGTGGAGGCGATTCGAGGGCAGGCCAGCGGGACAGGGCCCCGGGACCCCCTGCCCTTCCCAGTGAGCCCCAGCTGCACCAGGTAACGCTCAGAGCGCCCCCAGGATCCTGAGGGCGGGGCCTCCTGCCGATTTGCCGCTTGTCCAGGGCAGTCACTCCAGGGACCGGAGGACAGAGGTCTAAGCTTCTGTTCACAGGGTGGAACACTTTACttttaatagcatttttttctgataatacGCAATTGTAAAAATTCACATAAGTTAGAGCACGTGAGTCCTCCCAGGCTCTTAAAAGCACAGCGTTCGGTCCGGCTGCCAGCTGTCCCACGCCTCACAGTTGGGCCCTTGGTATGGCTGTGTCCCCTGCTAGGAGCCAGGAACCCAAGCGTCACGTACGCCCTTGGGCTCCCAGCACCGTTTCTGCCGGGGATCCCGACACCCCCGCCAGGCGCTGTGCTGGCCCCCGGGGAACGAGGAAATGAGAAGGACTCACGCCTGCCCCCAGGAGCTCCTGggctgctggggcctgggggggGGTTGCTACAATGAGTGCGCTCATCACTGTGAGGGGCTGCCCAGCCCTGTAGTCCCCGGGGGGCTTCTGAAGGAAGTGGCGTCCAGGGGGGCACGGTGGGTGCTATCCAGGCAAGGGCGCAAGCAGGCCTCAGGCGGAGGGGACAGCGGGTGACCAGGGCCAACGGGAACACCGCTGGGCCTGCCCCTCCGCTGCCCCGTGGGTGTGGCCGTGTGGTCTTGGGGCCGCCTGGAGCACAGGCACCCGCGAGGAACCAGCCTTCCTTAAGGACCGATCTTCCCAAGAGGGATGGGCCAGCAGGTGTTCGGGGCTAGAGTCTCAGAGGTGGGGGGGCCTTGGGGAGCCCTGGGGAGCAGGCAGTCAGGGCGGGATTTCAGCAGGGAGCCGGCGAGGGGCGTCTCTCGGGGAGGGCGCTGCCCCATCCCGGGTCTTCCAGACGCCGCGTGTCTCTCACCCGCGCCAGAAGAACGAGGATGAGTGTGCGGCGTGCAGGGACGGCGGGGAGCTCCTCTGCTGCGACGGCTGCCCCCGCGCCTTCCACCTGGCCTGCCTGACGCCCCCGCTCCACCAGATCCCCAGGTGGGCCTGGCCCCGCCCAGCCTCCTCACTGGCCCGCCCTGAGTGGGAGGCCGCCCAGCAGTGTCTCCACTCCAGGGATGGGCAGTGAGGCCAGCCTGGGAGGGGGCCTTGGCTCAGGTCGCCGGGCGGTGGGGCTGGGGCCCGGGATCCTCCCACCCACGTCCCCGCGTGGCCGCGCTGTCCCCCCCAGCCTGGCCAGCAGGCCGCTGAGCCCCAAGGCAAGGGACGGCCGTCCCGTCCCATCTCGCCCCATCTCCCCCAGCCCAGAGCGCCACAAGCAGCCGACCAGCGGCACTAAGCAGGGTCTGACTCCAAGTCGGGCTGGGGAGCACAGAGGCCGCAGAGCTGCCCCCCAAGGGCCAGTGGGGGCCCAGGCTAGGTCCAGCGCAAGGCCCCCTGCCCCGGCCCCCCGGGACAGCGCTGTCCGCTACCAGCAGCTTCCGCAGGTCAGGGCGGCCTGGGTGCAGGGCGGAGCGCTGGGTGGGCATTCTCGCCCCGACCCTGCCCCGCTCACCGCACGACCTTGACCAGGTCACATCTCTGGCCGGGTCATCCCTCAGCTCTGCTCAATGCTGCCCGCCTtccattctcttccttcctgccctTGACCGGCCCCTGTTCTACTGGGCACTGTCCCCCCGTGGAATCGAGGGAGGCCAGCCTAGGGAGGCCCGACCTGCAAGGCAGGGCCCGTGAGAGCCAGGCCCAGGCCAGGCCGCTGCAGGTTCGCGGGTGTCGGGAATTCTTGGGGCTCATCCGAGAAGCACTCGGGTGACGTGCCAGGCTGGCGAGGGCCGCCCCAGCAGGCTTAGCTACCCCAGCATCCCGGGCTCTCCTGCTCACCGGCCGGGCAGGCCCTTCCCCCGTGGCTCTGCCCGTGCCCTTAGTTTCCCCATGGGGGAACGGAAAGGGTGACCTGGAGAAGCCCTCAGGCCTCCCCTGTGTTGCGGGCTTGGGAGTCCACTGTCCCCTCTGCCTCGCCCTGCATGTCTCTGGCCGGTGACAACGCGACCAGCGGGACCTGGAGGTGCTCCAGCTGCCTCCAGGGAAGAGCCCAGCGGGACCTGCCCCGGGCTGAGGAGCCCCGGCCCCAGGAGCCGCCTGCAGAGACCCCGGTACACACAGGCCCACTCCCAGGCCCTCTGTCCGCCGGCTGCCCGCCTCCTGGCCACTCCTGTGGGTCGGGCCTGCCCCAGCCAGAGAGCCACGTGCCCCCCACCCTGGCCTGGCCCCGTCAATTCCGCTTTCTCCTGTGGGACCACGGGGGCGCAGGCCACCGGGAAGCGGCCCTTACAACGGCCCCGCTTCTCAGTCCTCTGCTTTGGGGCCTTCAGCTCCATCAGCCCAACACAGGGGACGCACTTCGACCACCGATAACATTCTCCAAAAATGTTCTAAGTGTTCTGTTACCGCAAAGTCACAACGGATACGATGCGTGCCCCAGCATATGCCGAGTGTGTACTCCGACAGCCCGTGAGGGCCACGGGGCCCCGCCTTTAGATGGGGAAAGGGTCAGGGAACTTGCTGGGACCACAGAGCCGGGAACGGCACCCGGGCCTTTCCCACCCAATGTGGCGCTCTTCCCCACGACGCCAGCCCCCGGTTCCCAGGGCCCCAGCGGTCACTAACTCCTGGGTGGTGCTGGGCAAGTCCCCTGCAACACCTCTCAGAACCGACCCTCCGGTTCCAGGTCCTCCTGGCACTGAGGTCAGCGGGAGAGGAGGCCAGGGGACCGCCCAGCGAGCGCCCCGCTGGAATGGATGCTGCGGTCACCTACAAGCACCTGCTGGCCTCACCTCCTGCAGCCCCCCCGCTTGTGCTGGACCCCTCGGCCCTGCACCCCCTCTTGTGTGTGGGCCCTGAGGGGCAGCAGGTGAGCGGGGTGCTAGGGTCAGGGTGGCTGTCTTCAGGGAGCTCAGGGTCTACAGGGGCAGCCCGGTGAGCCTGAAACAGGACAGTGACAGGCGGGGGTAAGGAGGTAGGATTCAGATGGAGGTTAGGGGTGGGGGCCGCGGGGAGGGCGggtggaggaggctggagggaggcccAGGGGCTCTTGGGGTTGCTAGATTACCCAGAACGAGGTGCGGGCTCTGCGGGGGAGGGTGAAGGGAAGGGGGCTGCTGGAGGGATTCCAGAGGACGCGACCGTTCTCTCATCACTCTCGAAAGCCCCCTCACAAGGGCAGGACGATAAAGTGGGTAGAGTTCGCAGCCCCAGGTCTCCCAGGCCCTCCTGCCTCCTCTGGAACGGACGCCCTTCTGGGTTCCCTTGACTAGCCCTGAAGGGGGTCCGGGCCCACCAAGGGGGACCAAGACAGGACACCTAGTTTCACCAAGCTGCAGCCCAAAGGTGCTGGGGCGCCCTTGACCTCTCTAGGCCTCGATCCCGAAACCTCGGACTCGCCCCCCACCCCGTGCGCCCCTCCCGGAGGGGTCCCGGGGCCGTGcgcccctccccggcccccggTCACCCCGCCGTGGTCCGTCTGCAGGGCCCGGCGCCCGGCGCGAGGTGCGGAGTGTGCGGGGACGGCACGGACGCGCTTCGGTGCTCGCACTGCGCCGCCGCCTTCCACTGGCGCTGCCACTTCCCCGCCGGCGCTGCCCGGCCCGGGTGAGTACGGGGCCGGGaccgggagggggagggggagggccggCGACCCCCCAACGGCTTTAAGATTGCGGGGTGCAGAGGgcactcccagccctgccccagccccggcAGCCTGCAGCCTCTCCTCCGCTCGCCAGGACCGCCCTGCGCTGCAAATCCTGCTCCGGAGACCCCGCCCCGGCCCCCGGGGAGGGGCCGCCCGCCGCGACTCCTGCCCTGAGCCCCGCCCGCCCGGCTCCCGGGACCCCCAAGCTCATCGCCAAAGCCGCCGCCGCCGGCCCTGGGGCGCAGGTGAGGGAGGACCCCGCATCTCCAGGGGAGGCCCCGGCCCGGGCGCCAGCTTCGCGGGTGTGCACCAAACCTGACCATGTGTTTATTCTGTACATACGATATATTTGTTTAAATCGACTCCCGTCTGATACCTTAAATCTGCAGAGAAAGGCAACCCTCCCAAGCCACAGCGGCTATGCAGCCGCCGGTTGGGGTTGGTTGCAGGCCCAGAGCTCCGCTAACCCCCCAGCTGCCCTGGCCCCTTCCGCACCCCCCGGAGTGCCCTGTGCAGGGAGCGCCATCCTCATCCTCGcggtggggcggggcaggggagaGCGGAAGGAGAGACGTGTGACTCCACCCGTGTCATCTCGCCTCCAATCCTCCAGCAGCCTTGGGCCCTGGGACCTTGGGGAGGAGGGACCAGCCTCACTGGACCTTCGCTTCCCAGGGCTCCCTCAGAGCCAGGGAGGCCTGTGTGTCTCCTGCGCAGAGGCCTGCAGAAGGTGGCGCATCTGCCCCGACCACCCACAGCAGGGGCCTTCCTGCCCACATCCCTGCCCCTGAAGAATCCTTGGGGGCCCGGGGTGGTGATGTCCTACCCCCGTCCATGGTCCGTCCTACCTCCCAGTCCCGCCTCGTAATCCCCTGCACGCACGGTGGGTGACGGCACCCCAGGCACTGGGCACAAGAGGGCTCACACCTACTGGCGTTCCGCTCCTTCTGGAAGCCTCTCTCCGGATCCCCAGCCCTCTGCACTGTGTGTGCCAAGCCCTCACCCAGGGCTAGTGGCATCAAGGGCTGGAGAAGTTCCCGAGATTTGGCTGATCTGAGCTACAGACTGGGCGATTGCATGTGGTTCCACTTAGCATGGCCTCGCTCCGCCTAGCCTGCGAGCCACAGGGAGTGTGCCACGTCCCCAGCTCTGGCCCTCGCCCCTCAGGGGCACGGTTGGCCCCGCAGGCTTGTTGGGTGGCTGAAGAGTGGCTGTGGGACCAAGCTCTTTCCTGTCTGGGCCTCACGTTTCCCATCGGTGACAGGGTCCCTTCCAGCTGGTCCTTGCCCCAGAGGGGTGGCAGGGACCTGGCCAGGCAGCCCCGAGCTCACCCGCGCCCACTCTGCCTCCGGAGCCGGATGTTAGAATTCAGTTCCCGGGGTCCCGCCTGGAGGAGCGCGCAGCACCCCACTGCCCTGGCGCGGACACCGCCTCTAACCGCTGCTGCTGCCTCTGTAGGGAGTCCTGCTGCTGTGGGGATGAGCCCGGCAGGGGTGCGGAAGGTGGCTTGACCTCCTCCCTTTTCTGGGTTCCAGGCGGGGGACGATTCTGCTGTTCACGAGCCAGTTCTGCACAGGGATGACCTGGAGTCCCTCCTGAGTGAGGTAACACGTCACCTGGCTGGGGCCACACCCGCCCCCGTCCACCTCCACCTCCGCGGCCTCTGAAGCAGCCAGCTCTCAGGCCACGGGAGCAGCTGGAAGCCCCTGTGCTGGGAACGCTGGACGCCACAGGCCCACGTCACCCCAGAGGGCGCTGGCCCCTCCGCGCACAAACGAGCCAGAGCGGGCCCCAAGCTGCTCCCCTTTCTAGCTGCCCTGGAGGTCCCA contains:
- the AIRE gene encoding autoimmune regulator — protein: MGEARAGGDPALRRLLRLHRTEIAVAVDSAFPLLHALVDHDVVPEDKFQETLRLKEKEGCPQAFHALLSWLLTQDAAVILDFWRVLFKDYNLERYPRLQPILDGFPKDVDLSQPRKGRRPPAGPKATVLLPRPPTKRKALEEPRATPPAALSPRGTSSPGSHVKAKPSKKSESNAEPQRLPLGNGIQAMSASVQRAMAVSSGDVPGARGAVEGILIQQVFEAGGSKKCIQVGGEFYTPSKFEDPSGAKNKTRSGSSLKTLVRAKGTQAPAPGGGDSRAGQRDRAPGPPALPSEPQLHQKNEDECAACRDGGELLCCDGCPRAFHLACLTPPLHQIPSGTWRCSSCLQGRAQRDLPRAEEPRPQEPPAETPVLLALRSAGEEARGPPSERPAGMDAAVTYKHLLASPPAAPPLVLDPSALHPLLCVGPEGQQGPAPGARCGVCGDGTDALRCSHCAAAFHWRCHFPAGAARPGTALRCKSCSGDPAPAPGEGPPAATPALSPARPAGDDSAVHEPVLHRDDLESLLSEHSFDGILQWAIQSMSRPVAEAPTFPC